A genome region from Mycobacterium florentinum includes the following:
- a CDS encoding spirocyclase AveC family protein, translating to MSTEQSAPLTTEDKPTPPGGGKKRGWGGWIAGAALAAFALFFIANCRVALDPRVANPNVQGRPRPVKFIFGLDYITFLHISTVIMLLVLLVVFIRGWRRNPGSPVMLMFLCTTLIVWQDPIMNWSPFAVYNPDLIHWPESWPLVSLSPTVEPFVVFGYVTFYFGPYFPAIWILRKLQAKYGPQSFVSRHPLWSLGLLTCVIGFIFDAWLEIQLVHAGMYIYSQVIPWGSVFTGTTFQFPLIWESFSVTFVMIPAAILCYRDDTGKSVAEKLTAKTKVFPSRPVLGTFLVMFAIMNVSYFAYGAWFWAIKASHAATSVACPWPYPEAKVYDPQGYYEKAGAKGPYSVGIWSTWASGEPNGRPHVDPPPPGVGACATPGQNG from the coding sequence ATGTCTACCGAACAGTCCGCACCGCTAACTACGGAAGACAAACCCACCCCGCCGGGTGGCGGCAAGAAACGCGGCTGGGGCGGCTGGATAGCCGGCGCGGCCCTGGCGGCGTTCGCGCTCTTCTTCATCGCGAACTGTCGTGTCGCCCTTGACCCGCGCGTCGCGAACCCGAACGTGCAAGGCCGGCCCCGCCCGGTGAAGTTCATCTTCGGGCTGGACTACATCACGTTCCTGCACATCTCGACCGTGATCATGCTGTTGGTGCTGTTGGTGGTGTTCATCAGGGGCTGGCGCCGCAATCCCGGCAGCCCGGTCATGCTGATGTTCCTGTGCACCACGCTGATCGTGTGGCAGGACCCGATCATGAACTGGTCCCCGTTCGCGGTGTACAACCCCGACCTCATCCACTGGCCGGAGTCGTGGCCGCTGGTGTCGCTGTCGCCGACCGTCGAGCCCTTCGTTGTATTCGGTTATGTCACTTTCTATTTCGGGCCGTACTTCCCGGCGATCTGGATCCTGCGCAAGCTGCAGGCCAAATACGGGCCGCAGTCGTTCGTGTCGCGACACCCGTTGTGGAGCCTGGGCCTGCTGACGTGCGTGATCGGTTTCATCTTCGACGCGTGGCTGGAGATTCAGCTGGTGCACGCGGGTATGTACATCTATTCGCAGGTGATTCCATGGGGTTCGGTGTTCACCGGCACCACCTTCCAGTTCCCGCTGATCTGGGAGTCGTTCTCGGTGACCTTCGTGATGATCCCGGCGGCCATCCTGTGCTACCGAGACGACACCGGAAAGTCGGTGGCCGAGAAGCTCACTGCGAAAACCAAGGTCTTCCCAAGCCGTCCGGTGCTGGGCACCTTCCTGGTGATGTTCGCCATCATGAACGTGTCGTACTTCGCCTACGGCGCCTGGTTCTGGGCCATCAAGGCCAGTCATGCGGCGACCTCCGTCGCGTGCCCGTGGCCTTACCCGGAGGCGAAAGTGTATGACCCGCAAGGCTATTACGAGAAGGCCGGCGCGAAGGGCCCCTACTCGGTGGGTATCTGGTCCACCTGGGCCAGCGGCGAGCCGAACGGGCGGCCGCACGTCGATCCGCCGCCGCCGGGTGTAGGCGCCTGCGCAACCCCGGGCCAGAATGGCTGA
- a CDS encoding SDR family NAD(P)-dependent oxidoreductase gives MAEPRSVVVTGASRGLGFASAVRLYREGWRVVAAMRTPEKAMPLLRAATGAGEDDDRLIGVQLDLLDSGSIAAAAKAIEEAVGAPYALVHNAGISAAGMVEETDMALWQNLFATSVLGPVALTQALLPSMRAAGAGRIVLVSSAAGVRGQPATAPYSAAKGALERWGESMAVEIAPFGLGVTVLVAGTYDTEIITDAGTTDDRNFGGPYARLHNTMNSRGRFAMKFARPPERFAGGLVKALDDTGSFRRRGVGPDASMLLVSSRILPAIGMHHMSRIILGIPKQGSMRDGAWPLTTGQKAMVFAAKILPQPVLTRLASLAAKRRRGTEGE, from the coding sequence ATGGCTGAGCCGCGCAGCGTCGTCGTCACCGGCGCGTCCCGTGGCCTCGGCTTCGCGTCGGCGGTTCGCCTGTACCGCGAGGGGTGGCGCGTGGTCGCGGCCATGCGCACCCCCGAGAAGGCAATGCCGTTGCTGCGCGCGGCGACCGGCGCCGGCGAGGACGATGACCGGCTGATCGGTGTGCAGCTCGACCTGTTGGATTCCGGGTCGATCGCCGCGGCCGCCAAGGCGATCGAGGAAGCCGTCGGAGCACCGTACGCGCTGGTGCACAACGCCGGGATCTCCGCCGCCGGAATGGTGGAAGAGACGGATATGGCGTTGTGGCAGAACTTATTCGCCACCAGCGTCTTGGGCCCGGTTGCGCTCACCCAGGCGCTGCTGCCGTCGATGCGGGCGGCCGGTGCGGGCCGCATTGTCTTGGTGTCGAGCGCGGCCGGGGTGCGCGGCCAGCCGGCCACGGCGCCGTACTCCGCGGCCAAGGGTGCGTTGGAGCGCTGGGGTGAGTCGATGGCGGTAGAGATCGCGCCGTTCGGCCTCGGTGTCACCGTGTTGGTGGCCGGGACCTACGACACCGAGATCATCACCGACGCGGGCACCACCGATGATCGCAACTTCGGCGGCCCCTATGCCCGGTTGCACAACACCATGAACAGCCGCGGCCGGTTCGCGATGAAATTCGCTCGCCCGCCCGAGCGGTTCGCCGGTGGATTGGTCAAGGCGCTGGACGACACCGGCTCGTTTCGCCGCCGCGGGGTCGGGCCGGATGCGTCGATGTTGTTGGTGTCCAGCAGAATTCTTCCGGCCATCGGGATGCATCACATGTCGCGGATCATCCTGGGCATACCCAAACAGGGCTCGATGCGCGACGGCGCATGGCCGCTGACGACTGGTCAAAAGGCGATGGTTTTCGCCGCCAAAATTCTTCCACAGCCGGTATTGACGCGTCTTGCATCGCTAGCGGCCAAGCGCCGCAGGGGAACTGAAGGGGAATAA
- a CDS encoding cytochrome P450, translated as MEQLFDDLEDFGAFDDAISGDVRDPYTELARLRHEEPVQRLETSGALPHEESLPMFIVYRHEDIQQMLRDNETFSSAAVIAAFGPVLGEGVMLGMDEPVHGRLRSLVSKAFSQKSLARWQDELVGRVANSLIDKFAANGKADLVKEFTFDYPSQIIAGLLGLPEEDYPQFQRWSISLLSWLMNPERGLAASAALCEYFAPILEARRAEPKDDLISALAAAEIDGEKLADEEIFSFLRLLLPAGVETTYRSLGSLLLALLSDPAQLEAIRADRSLLPQAIEEGVRWESPLLTITRVATRDTELGGVAIPAGATVMPMLGSANRQEDRYDDPNTFNIHRQAKANLGWGYGVHVCLGMHLARLEMRTAINLLLDRLPNLRLDPDADDPHIRGQVFRSPTSVPVLFDAQK; from the coding sequence ATGGAACAGCTATTCGACGACCTGGAGGACTTCGGCGCCTTCGACGACGCGATCTCCGGTGATGTGCGCGACCCGTACACCGAACTGGCGCGGTTGCGTCACGAGGAACCGGTGCAGCGACTCGAGACATCGGGAGCGCTGCCGCACGAGGAATCGCTGCCGATGTTCATCGTGTACCGCCACGAGGATATCCAGCAGATGCTGCGCGACAACGAGACGTTTTCGTCCGCGGCGGTGATCGCCGCGTTCGGCCCCGTGCTGGGGGAGGGCGTGATGCTGGGCATGGACGAGCCCGTCCACGGGCGGCTGCGGTCGCTGGTGTCAAAGGCGTTCTCGCAGAAGTCATTGGCGCGCTGGCAGGACGAGCTGGTCGGCCGCGTCGCGAACAGCCTGATCGACAAGTTCGCGGCCAATGGCAAGGCGGATCTGGTGAAGGAATTCACCTTCGACTACCCGAGCCAGATCATCGCCGGACTGTTGGGCTTGCCGGAAGAGGACTACCCGCAATTCCAGCGGTGGTCGATTTCGCTGCTGAGCTGGCTGATGAACCCGGAGCGCGGGCTGGCGGCGTCGGCCGCCCTGTGCGAGTACTTCGCCCCGATCCTCGAGGCCCGGCGGGCCGAGCCGAAGGACGATCTGATCAGCGCGCTCGCCGCGGCCGAGATCGACGGGGAGAAGCTCGCGGACGAGGAGATCTTCTCGTTCCTTCGGCTGCTGCTGCCCGCCGGCGTCGAGACGACCTACCGGTCGTTGGGCAGTCTGCTGTTGGCGCTGCTGTCGGATCCGGCGCAGTTGGAGGCGATCCGCGCCGACCGGTCGCTGCTGCCGCAGGCGATCGAGGAGGGTGTGCGTTGGGAATCGCCGCTGCTGACCATCACCCGGGTGGCGACGCGCGACACCGAGCTCGGCGGCGTGGCGATCCCGGCCGGGGCGACGGTGATGCCGATGCTCGGTTCGGCGAACCGGCAGGAGGATCGCTACGACGACCCGAACACGTTCAACATTCACCGACAGGCCAAGGCGAACCTGGGCTGGGGATACGGCGTGCACGTCTGCCTCGGCATGCACCTGGCGCGCCTCGAGATGCGGACCGCGATCAACCTTTTGTTGGATCGGCTGCCGAATCTGCGGCTGGACCCCGACGCGGACGACCCGCACATCCGCGGCCAGGTGTTCCGGTCGCCGACCTCGGTGCCGGTGCTGTTCGATGCGCAGAAGTAG